In a genomic window of Nothobranchius furzeri strain GRZ-AD chromosome 14, NfurGRZ-RIMD1, whole genome shotgun sequence:
- the cmklr2 gene encoding chemerin-like receptor 2, translating into MGDSGEDYTGEDYNYTYACNLEYEDLGKLKVGHQQSEPIHIISVVVYIISIMLGLIGNGMVIWVMAFKIKKTTNSVWLLNLAIADFVFVLFLPFYIDYILRDFHWDFGLAMCKINSFVSVMNMYASVLFLTVLSVDRYVSLVHLNWSRRHRTVHRAWLMCGCIWAMAALLSCPALIFRDTLRLHDHVLCYNNFHMQNGYKAAMIHITIVTIRTTVGFLLPLTAISVTGILLSIKVRNSGGSVHMSSFSKTVTAVILAFFLCWAPFHAFSLMELSIHSSVYLHHILKSGFPLATSLGFFNSCINPLLYILLGKKVRHILKSACLNVTKSSLRELSQSISATEIESVPGTHLDSSPDDYLTSSTL; encoded by the coding sequence ATGGGTGACTCTGGAGAAGACTACACTGGAGAAGACTACAACTACACCTATGCGTGTAATCTGGAGTACGAGGACCTGGGGAAGCTGAAAGTAGGCCACCAGCAGTCGGAACCCATCCACATTATTTCAGTGGTGGTCTACATCATTTCCATCATGCTGGGTCTGATTGGCAATGGCATGGTTATCTGGGTGATGGCTTTCAAAATTAAAAAAACCACCAACAGCGTGTGGTTGCTCAATCTGGCCATCGCAGACTTTGTGTTTGTGCTTTTTCTGCCCTTCTACATCGATTACATCCTGAGGGATTTCCACTGGGACTTTGGTCTGGCAATGTGTAAGATCAACTCCTTTGTGTCTGTGATGAATATGTATGCCAGTGTCCTGTTCCTGACAGTGCTCAGCGTGGACAGATATGTCTCTCTGGTCCACCTGAACTGGTCTCGGAGACACCGCACTGTACACAGAGCCTGGCTCATGTGCGGTTGCATTTGGGCGATGGCTGCTCTCCTCAGCTGCCCCGCATTGATCTTTCGTGACACCTTACGTCTTCACGACCACGTGTTGTGCTACAACAACTTCCACATGCAGAACGGATACAAAGCGGCTATGATCCACATCACAATAGTGACCATTCGTACCACTGTGGGCTTTCTTCTGCCGTTAACTGCCATAAGTGTGACAGGAATACTTCTATCAATCAAAGTGAGAAACTCTGGTGGTTCAGTTCACATGTCAAGCTTCTCTAAAACAGTCACTGCAGTGATTCTGGCCTTCTTTTTGTGCTGGGCACCTTTCCATGCATTCAGCTTGATGGAGCTATCCATACACTCCTCGGTTTACCTCCACCACATCTTGAAATCTGGCTTTCCTCTTGCCACCAGTCTAGGCTTTTTCAACAGCTGCATCAACCCCCTGCTCTACATACTCCTCGGCAAGAAGGTGCGCCACATCCTAAAGAGCGCGTGTCTAAACGTAACCAAGAGTTCGCTGAGAGAGCTTAGCCAGTCGATCTCTGCAACAGAGATCGAATCTGTGCCAGGAACTCACCTGGATAGCAGCCCAGATGATTATTTGACTTCATCTACCCTATAA